In Mus pahari chromosome 20, PAHARI_EIJ_v1.1, whole genome shotgun sequence, the genomic stretch ccgcatgaaattattttattaaaaaatttcaaTGAAACAGAGCGTGGAATACTGCCTGTCCGCCGGCCCATGTGTGCACGTCCTCTGATACGTCCCAGTGTCTCCTCAGACCTGGGTTAACTCCGACTCTGACTCCATCACTATATTCAAGGCCCAAGCTACAAGCTGAGGAGAGAGCCTGGAAAGAAGCCACACCCAGAGGTCAGGGTTACCCGAGACTGGTGACCAACATGGGCAAGGCCGCCCCACTCACTCACCTGGCAGTTTGGACCTGGgtgtggagggaggcagagggtgtCTCATATTTATATTGGAATGCAGAAGTATCACGATGCCTCTTTGGGGGCTCCTGGAAGGGGTAAAGTACCCAGGTAAGAGTCGGTTAAGGACTGCTAATGCCACCCAAGCCTACCCTTCGCCCCTCTCCACGCTCTGCCCAGTTTCCCTTCCGGTTACGGCACTCACCCACACAGAGCACAGCTCCTGGGCTCCGGTTCTTGGAAGAAGCTGCTGTTTCTTGATGGACCACTGGAGCTCTCTGAACTCCAGCTTAGGAGCCTGAGCTCTGGTCTCACAGGCCTGGTCCCATCTAGGGGCAGGGCGAAGGGGTGAGAGACTGGGGCTGCAGCTCAAGAGTGTAGAACTGcagggtggggagttgggggcCTGGGCTCTTGGGGAGGTTGAGCCGACAGCTGGTGGAGGCTGGGAGTTGTCCTTCTGCCCAGGGTCCGATGCAGCCAAGGCTGGCAGAAGGCTAACGCTGGCACCACTTTCCTCCAGGGGTATGTGGCTGGGTGAAGCAGGGGTTTCTGGGGGAAAGGAGACGGTGTGAGCACAGGACCTCTCTGCTCAGGACAGCTGAGTGCCTGTCAACGTTATACAGCATTTCACAGCCTCTCCACAGTCCAGTAATCTGACCCAGAGTACTGCATGCTTATGGCCTGAACCAAAGGAACTGGATGAAGGACAAAGATGGGTCCCTggatgccgggcagtggtggcgcatgccttgaatcccagtacttgggaggcagaggcaggcagattttctgagttcgaggctagcctggtctacagagtgagtttcaggacagccaaggctacacagagaaaccctgtctcaaaaaaacaaaaaaaaaaagaaaaaagaaaaaagatgggtCCCTGGAATTCTGGAGACTCATCAGTGCTGTGGTGGGCTCTGTCTCTTCACCCCCTCTCCCCCGCTTTTCCCATCCAGTTCTTACCCCGTGCCTTCTGACTTGAGCCTATAGCACTCAGAACCTGTTCCTCATCCTCAGGGATGTGCAGTaataagccagacacagtgaACACAGCTTCTCCCTGTGGGACACGAGAGAGAGCTCAGCATGGCAGTTGCCTAACCCTCCCTCTGAAACCTCCCGGGAAAAGCCCACCACTGACCGTGGCCTGGGAGCCAGAGGTGGTCCAGTGGGTGAGGGGGGTGGTTGTGCAAGGACCTTTTAGCATCAGGCAGCTCTCAGCTAGACACACTAGGGCTCTCCGATGATCCTGGTCCTCCTTCACCTCATCCAGAAGCTGGGACAGGGTTAGGCCTGGGGCCAGCATTTTAGTAGAAGGATCAAAGGTGGAACAAGAAGGAAGGGTGAGCAAGAGATCCCAGTGACTTACTGAGGAAACGGGTGCCGACCGACATAACCACAGAGGGAGTTACGTAGGGTTACCGGGAAACCCCTGCCAGTACCTGCACTGGACGAAGTAGACTCTGAGAGGTGGTCCCTAGAGAAACAGTGAAGATTTCTCAGGAACAGCTCTGATGCCAATTTACCCAGCTCTGCCACCCGTGACCATACAGCGCACAGCCTCAGGGCCCAACCCCAAACTTACTCAAGACACTCATTGAGCTTTCTCTGCACATCTGAATCCTGAttgctgggagagagaggagggtggcaGGTGAGCAGGGTGATTGACGCCCATCCCTCTCACCTGAAGACCTATGCCAAGTGCACGTGAAGAGGCAGAGGGTGGAAGCTTCattttaactgttttgttttggggagagGAATATGGAGCGATTTAGACCGAAGCCCTCAGGACTTCAGCTATTCGAAGCCTGTagtctgccactgagctacatccccttCCCTTGGAGGGATCACTTACCAACCAGTCACCGGTACCCGGGGCTGCTCCGTGGGCAGCAGGTTAAAGCGGTCCACCTGGAGATAGAACTCCGCAGGCTGGAGGAGTTGGGGAGTGGTGTCTCAGGAGTGGTGACAAAGAGCTAGGTACAGTAACCAACCCGCCCAGGTGAGCCTTACCACTCACCGCATGGTCCTGAGCCACCTGAATGCGGAGCCCGCAGGCCTGCAGCAGCAGGAGCCGGCCCTCGGTCCCGCGGAATCCGAACTCCTTCTCCTCCCTGCAGCGAGCACAGCCATCACTGCCCAGAGCACAGGCACAAACCCCCATACGCCTGGGGAATGAGcttccccacctctccagcacccgCCCACCTCGGGTTCAATGTCGCACTAGCCTGCTGGGCTCCCACCTTCCGGGGACAAGTAGTACCTCTCTTACCAGTCGGAGGTGTCGATGGCTTTGCGCGTCACCACGCATCGGACACTGTGGGTTCCGTCTGACACAAGCAGCACGGCCCCGGTGTCAGGTGTGTCAGGGGCGGAAGATGGGCCGGGAGTCTCCGAGTCCTGGAGTACCTAACACAACAGTAGTGGCTAGTGTCAATTCACTCCCGCCGTCTCCACCCGGGTCTCGGGGATCTGAGCGGCCCGCTTACCTTCAGCAGCTGCCCGGCTCGTGGACTTGACAGTGTTTCTGAGCCCAGGATCAGCTCTCGAATCCAAGGCTGCAGGGCCAGCATCCCTGAACACGACCTTAGCACGACGGCACCCTGGGAGACCCCCAGGAAGGAGTCTTCCCGCGAGCACCGCCGCTCTGCCTctagtgggagaggaagcacgtGACCGCTGGGCGGATCCTAAGTTTGAGACCCCGCCCTTTCGCGGTTCTGCGCCTGCGCAAGCTCTTCCTGGGTCCTGCTGGCTGACCTAGCTGCTGGCTGATGACAGTTTATCCTTACCGGGGCATCTCTCTTGAGCCCGTGAGCTGTTCCTCAGTACAACTCTAGAGCCGGAAAGGAAAAGGCAAGGACTAGCTTGGATGAGAGCGATCCAGGTTAGGCTGCAGCAGAGCATGGGGCCTGAAGCCACTTCGGCTCTGTGTGAGACCTCCAGAGTTTTCCTAAAATGTTGATTTAGTTTTTTTCTACAAAATGCGCGGCCCTGTAAGGCCAAATGGAAAGGACAGCACAGGCAACAACTGTTAGTTCCCTCATTCTGCCCTCGGATTGGTCGAGTCCTCTTTGGGGACGCTCGAACCATAGCGTGATGACGTAAGAACAGAGGAAGCCCTCTCAGCCTCCGTCTCCGTCTCCTAGGAAACGTAGACTCCACGTTTCTCGGTGTCGCGTCCCCCTTGACGTCATGGTTTGGGTGGGAGGGCGGGGCGAGTGCTACCGCCAGGGGCGGGGCGGCTCGGGCCAGCGGGCCGGGCTGTGCACCTGCGCCTGGGCGGGCTGCTGTGGGGCACTGTCCCCCGCCCGCCAGGCCCCGCAATGGCCAGGCCGCAGAGGACTCCGGCGCGCAGTCCTGATAGCATCGTGGAGGTGAAGAGCAAAGTAAGGGCTTCTCTGGTCTCGGCTCTGGCCACTGCGCTAGGCGCTCCCAATCCCTTCTCTCCCTTACTAGCTCCTTGGCTCTCCATCACCTCTTTCTGTCCTCCATCCTCCGTCCTATTCTGCTTTTCAGTCTGCCTCCCCTCATCGCATTCTCCTTCCCACTATGGACTTCCAGAGTCCCTCTGTGGCCTGGGTGTGTGGAGAGCGAGGGAAAGACCTTGGACAGTACAAGGGACAGTGTCCCTTGTACTGGAGCTGAGGTTTAAGCCTAAGGCTGCAGCGGTTCCAGCAGCCTTTCCCTCTCCTGACAGCCTCAGTGCCATAGTGAGAAAGGGGCTTGGGATGTCCTGACACTCCGCTCCCTTTCCCTCCCGCCTCCAGTTTGACGCCGAGTTCCGACGCTTTGCACTACCCCGCACTTCGGTGAGAGGCTTCCAGGAGTTCTCGCGGTTGCTGTGTGTGGTAcaccagattcctggcctggatgTGCT encodes the following:
- the Acd gene encoding adrenocortical dysplasia protein homolog isoform X2, translated to MCRESSMSVLRTTSQSLLRPVQGEAVFTVSGLLLHIPEDEEQVLSAIGSSQKARETPASPSHIPLEESGASVSLLPALAASDPGQKDNSQPPPAVGSTSPRAQAPNSPPCSSTLLSCSPSLSPLRPAPRWDQACETRAQAPKLEFRELQWSIKKQQLLPRTGAQELCSVWEPPKRHRDTSAFQYKYETPSASLHTQVQTARLSPQLVAWALNIVMESESELTQV
- the Acd gene encoding adrenocortical dysplasia protein homolog isoform X1, coding for MLALQPWIRELILGSETLSSPRAGQLLKVLQDSETPGPSSAPDTPDTGAVLLVSDGTHSVRCVVTRKAIDTSDWEEKEFGFRGTEGRLLLLQACGLRIQVAQDHAPAEFYLQVDRFNLLPTEQPRVPVTGCNQDSDVQRKLNECLEDHLSESTSSSAGLTLSQLLDEVKEDQDHRRALVCLAESCLMLKGPCTTTPLTHWTTSGSQATGEAVFTVSGLLLHIPEDEEQVLSAIGSSQKARETPASPSHIPLEESGASVSLLPALAASDPGQKDNSQPPPAVGSTSPRAQAPNSPPCSSTLLSCSPSLSPLRPAPRWDQACETRAQAPKLEFRELQWSIKKQQLLPRTGAQELCSVWEPPKRHRDTSAFQYKYETPSASLHTQVQTARLSPQLVAWALNIVMESESELTQV